In the genome of Curtobacterium sp. MCLR17_036, the window CCGGGTCCGCGTGGGCGGTCGAGCACGCCCCGGACCTGCTCGGACGCGGCGACGACTGGTCGGACCTCGACGTCTCGGGGCACGCGTTCCTGGCGGCCGCCCGCCACCGGCAGCCCGGGCTCCGCCTGCTCCGCACGAACACCGTCGTCGCGATGCTCGTGCCGGCGATCATGGAGCAGAAGGTGACCTCGCGGCAGGCCTGGCGCGCCTGGCGGTACCTGCTCCGGCGCCACGGCACCCCCGCTCCCGGTCCCGCGCCCGACGGCATGGCCGTGCCGCCGACCGCCGAGGAGTGGGCGACGATCCCGAGCTGGGAGTGGCACCGCGCCGGCATCGAGCCCGGGCGCTCCGCCACCGTCATGCGCGCGGTGCGGGTCGCGCCGGCGCTCGAGCGGACGCTCGCCCTCGGCCGGGGCGGCGCGGTCGTGTCCGCGCGGCTGCAGTCGGTGCCCGGGATCGGCCGGTGGACCGCCGCCGAGACCGCGCAGCGATCCCACGGCGACCCGGACTCGCCGAGCGTCGGCGACTTCCACGTGCCGGCACTGGTCGGGTGGGCGTTGACCGGGGCGCCGGTCGACGACGACGGCATGCTCGAGCTGCTCGAACCGTGGTCTGGGCACCGGGAGCGCATCGTCCGGCTCATCGGCGGCTCGGGATTCCGCAAGCCGGCGTTCGGTCCGCGACTCACGATCCAGGACCACCGGTTCCACTGAGGCCGGTGCCCGTGCCGGTGTCGGACGACTACGGGTGGCGGGTGCCCTCGCCCGCGAGCACGGCGCGGTAGCCCTCGCGGAACGTCGGGAACCGCGGCGTCCACCCGGTCGACCGGAGCAGCGCGTTCGACAGCCGCTTGTCGCCGCCGGCCTGCCGTGCCCCGCCGTCGCCGACCACCGGTTGCCGGACCCCGAGCTCGTCGGCGAGGAACCGCAGCACGTCGTCCAGGCGGACCGGTTCGTCGTCCGTGCCGAGGTAGAGCGGCGCGGGGTCGGGCAGGCCCGCCAGTTGCACCAACGCGGCGGCGGCGTCGTCGCGGTGGATGCGGTTCGTGTGCGGCGAGGTGCCGGGGGCGAGC includes:
- a CDS encoding DNA-3-methyladenine glycosylase 2 family protein, translated to MSLLACAPSGASAQSPGGASDDATRVDTVYRPGGPVDVASTLRPLQRGTGDPAFQVVGPVVWLALRTPRGPASVAIRQAGGTIAVSAWGAGSAWAVEHAPDLLGRGDDWSDLDVSGHAFLAAARHRQPGLRLLRTNTVVAMLVPAIMEQKVTSRQAWRAWRYLLRRHGTPAPGPAPDGMAVPPTAEEWATIPSWEWHRAGIEPGRSATVMRAVRVAPALERTLALGRGGAVVSARLQSVPGIGRWTAAETAQRSHGDPDSPSVGDFHVPALVGWALTGAPVDDDGMLELLEPWSGHRERIVRLIGGSGFRKPAFGPRLTIQDHRFH